The region TATTCAAATAGCTGAGGGTTTCATGCGTATGTGGAAATAAATGTGTTTTTTGAGCACTCAGTTCCAGGTATAGTTGACCTGCAGCTTTCCCTTGCTGTTGGCTATCGAAACCAAGTGTCTTGAAAGTTTTGTAAAAGCGCTCGGTGGTAAGTTTTTCTTTTGTAATAAGGCCATTCCGGTACTTTTCCCAAAGCTGCTCATTTATTTTTTTATATGTAATGTGGAAGTTTTCCAGCGTAATGTCACGGCTTTTGAGGTTGAAATGTGTGTGGATGTCTGCAATAGCCTCTTTAGCATTAGTTTCAAAGTCCCAAATGGTTCTGTCAAGGTCAAAAAACAGGTGCTGGTATGATCGATTCATAGCGCGTTTTTTCAAATTTGTAGTGCGTGGAGTGCAAATTACGTGCAAATTTAAAAGAAAGAGGGGCATTTGTAACCAGCAAATGCCCCGGAATTTGAAATAAACCAACTAAAAACCAGACAATAATATGGTATAAGGATAGATTACCATAATGAATTTGTCTGGTTCAAATATATGTAAAAACCTATGACTATTTTGAGCGGATGTATTATCGGTTTTGTTAGATGTATAAACGGTTTTACTTTTTTAATATTCGGTATATTTTACCTTTTATAACAATGGTACAGGTAGGTTTTGTGCTTGCACCACTGGTTCGGATTTATTGTGCGAGGAATACATTTATTGCTTCAAAGAATTCATTTTTCTTTCTTCTGGAGATGTAAGCCAGGTTGTTGTCTACCATTTCTATGTAATTCTGGTTTTTGTATACCTTTTTAATATGTTTAAAGTTAATGAGGTGAGATTTGTGACAACGAAAAAAACTTGGTGTGGTCAACAGTTCTTCATATTCTTTAATTGAACGCGAAACAACTATAGGTTTATTATTTAGTGTGTATACCTTGGTGTAATTTCCTTCGGCTTCGAACTGAATTATATCATCGGTGTACACAATTTCAATAGAGTCCTGGGTACTTAATGCTATTCTTTGAGGTTTTTCATTTTCGATACTTTCCTGCAGTATACTAAGTTTGTCCGGATTGTTCTGGGCTTTTGAGCTATCAATGCGCTCAATTGCGTTTGAGAGTGTGTTGATATCTACCGGTTTAAGAATATAGTCTACTGCAGCGTATTTAAAAGCTTTTATTGCATATTGATTAAATGCAGTTATGAAAATAATGTCAAAATTTATATTGTCAATTCGGTCTAATAAATCAAAACCCGATCCATTGGGCATTTCAATATCAAGAAATACTACATCTGGATTGATATTGGATATTGTGCGGTGGGCATCGTCAATATTTGATGCTTTCCCTGCAACAATAATATCTTGTTTGCAGTTGTTTAGCAATATTTCAAGGGAATCAATTGCAGCTATTTCGTCGTCTACAATAACAGCTTTTAGCATAATTTATTTATAGTTTATCGGAAAACTCAATATAACTTTGGTTCCGATTGCATTTCCTTCGTGATTAATCATGTCCTCCTTCTGGACGGAAATTTTGCGACTTTTTAACTTATTATAAAGATCTATACGCTGTTCAGCAATATGTGTTCCATTTTTAACATTTATTTTTCCTTTTTGTGTGTGTTGTTCAAAAACATCTGGTCTGCCAATACCATCGTCTATTATGGTACATTGAATAGAGCTTTTGACATACCTGATATTTAGCAGTATATTGCCCTTGCCCGGTTTATTTATTATACCTTCTCTCAGTGCACTCTCAACAAAGGGTTGCAAAATAAAGGGAGGTAACATCAAGCGGTTTTTATCAATGTCGGGTGCCAGGTTAATCGAATAAGTAAATCTGTCTTTAAATCTTAATAATTCAAGATCGAGATATACTTTTAACGTTTCAAGCTCTTCTGCCAGGGGAATTAATGCTTCTTTTGAATTATCCAGAATGTTTCTGATCAAAACAGAAAATTTCGTCAGATAACGACTGGAGTCCATGGCTTTATTTTGCAAAATAAAATGATTTATTGAGGTAAGGGAATTGAATATAAAATGCGGATTCATCTGCTGTTGAAGCACAGTTTGCATCTGAGCTATTTGTGCAGCTTCAAGTGTATTTTTTTGTTTAATAGTTTTTATTCTATGTCGCAAAAACAAAAGTATTAGCCCAAAAAATACTACAAGTGATCCAATTTGAAAAGCTAAGGTTTGGTGTAGTTGCTTTTCTTTTTTTATGATCACATGGTAAATTTGTTCGCTTTCATTAAATGTGGGATCGAATGATAACTGCAATTGCGATACTCCGCGACTCAATTTGCTTATTGCCAGGTAATTTTCAGATAGAGCATATATTGCTGTGTCGTTGTGCAATTTGTAATATAGTTTCGGCTCTGTGCTATTTGTGAAATTCAGTTTATTTATCTCAATATTAAGGTTTTCAGTATTTTTGTCAACATTAAAAAAGAATTCGCGTTGCTTGTGCCTGGTTAAATACGGTGAGTTTAGTTGCAGCCTGTACTGCTGTTGCCTCTTAATTTTATCAAAGGGCACACTCAACAGTCCATTTTTATGTAATGCATAAAGCTTATTATTATAAATAATCGTTTTTTTGATGTTTAATCCTGCAGTTTCATTTATTAAATCGCAGTTTAACCATGTTTTTTTATTTGGAATGGAACAAATGAAGGCCCCTTCTGAAGTGCTAATTAGAAAAATGCTGTCATGTTTTTCTATTGAATTTATCGCCTTCGGTTTTATTTTATAAATACTTTTTTCGTCTTTTTCATTTATTATTGATATTTTATTTTGTGTATCCCTTAAAAACAAAGTTTTATTACTCTGTCCCAGGGAAACCACTCGCTGATTGCTTATTTTATGGCATTTGCCCTCATTGTTTAATTCCCAAATGCCATTGTCATTGGTTATAATGATATTTCCACGGTGGTTCGAAATGTTTGTAAAATGTTTTTTGGGTAAGCATTTTTTCTTCCACCTGGCAGAGTCAATGCTATAAACATTCAGACCGTTAGTTCCGATGGTAAATATTTGATTTTCGAGAACTGAATATTTATTAATATGATCATGCTTAAGACTCGCTTTCTGCAATAATTTAAGATTATTATTTTCCATTAAAAGCAAATGGATTTTTCTTTCTCCCAGCACTAATAATTTGTTGGAATCTATAAAATGAAGCCGATTAACCTGGAAAGGTATCTTCCCAATTTGCTTTATTTTACTATCTTCTAAGGCGTAGAGTGCCCCGCTTTTTTCAGATAACACAACTTTACTTTTGTATGTGGCAATGTCTGAAAAAGGATACTGGTAGTGATCCGATTCTATGTTTTGAATGTAGAAGAGGTCTCCATTGTCGCTGCCTGCCCAGATTCCATTTTTCCTGTCTGCAAAAAGTTTCGTAATTGTATGGTTGGTTAAAATTGTATCTGGGTTTTGTTCAGGTCTTTGAATAATGAGCCCAATTCCAGAAATACTTTTCAGTACAGTACCTTCTACTTGTATCATTTCAAGTATGATGTTGGTACTGAAGCTGTATTTAATTTCTTCACTATTTGCTGTAATGGTTAAGTTACCAAAACTTATTGTGGCCTGGTTGCCATTACTGAAAAGCATGATATTGCCTTTCTTAAACCGTTTATCATTGTATAAATCAACCAGATTGAGTTGCAGGAACAAGGCAACTTTTTGCTGCCATTGTGATTTTAAGTTTTTAACAAGATCAAAAGCAATGGAAAGATAATTAACGGTGTCTTTTGTAACTAAAGAACCATTAGAAAAGGTATATTCTTCCAATCCATAAGTATAGAAACTCAGCGTCGTATCTGTCTCTTTGAAGCTGTGTTGAATAGGTGCTCCTTTCGATGTTGCCGAATATTGTCCCTTATTTAAGGATTTAATTTTTGTGTTTTTTATTTGCCACGCTCTTCCATTTGTTGCTGTTACCCACAAACTGCTATCGAGCTTACTTACATAAAGGGCTGCAATATTGGAGTATTCGAGTGTAGTGCTTCGTCCGTAAAGCTTGTGTTTACGGCCGTCGAATTGATACAGTCCTTTTGAAGTGGCTAACCAAACAAAACCCTTATAATCTTGTGCAATGTCATTGATCCTGACCTGCGGTAGCGCTTCAATATTATCGAAATTAATAACGCGAGGAGGTTGGCCCGGCAAAAGATATGGGGCAATAAGAAAAATTAATGTTATGAGTAAATTACGTATTTGCACCTTCAATAATTATAACAAACTCACCTTTAGGGGGTTTGTTTTTAAAGTGTTCAATTAATTCGATTAAATTTCCTCTTATTGTTTCTTCATATATCTTCGATATTTCCCTGCTGACAGAAGCTTTCCGACCCTGTCCAAAAAATTCCGATAATTGTTCCAGTGTTTTTACTATACGATAGGGTGATTCATACAATACTATGGTTTGATCCAACTCTTTCAGGTAATTAAGTCTTTTTTGGCGTCCTTTTTTGTGCGGCAGAAACCCTTCAAAATAGAATTTGTCGCATGGCAGTCCGGAGTTTACGAGTGCAGGCACAAAGGCGGTTGCACCGGGTAGTGTAAGTACCTGGATACCTTCTTTCAGGCATTCCCTGATAAGTAAAAAGCCGGGATCGCTGATGCCCGGAGTCCCTGCATCGGTAACTAAAGCAACATTTTTTGCTTGTGCAAGCTCCACAAATTTCTGAAGCTGCTTGTGTTCATTAAATTTATGATATGCAATTAACTCGTCATAAGTTATTTCGTAGTGTTCTAGAAGGTTTTTTGTTTTTCGGGTATCTTCTGCCAGAATCACCTCAGCAGCTTTAAGCACGTTGATTGCGCGAAAAGTCATATCTTCCAGGTTGCCAATAGGTGTGGGAACAATGTTTAACATAAGCTATTTGAGGTATCTGCGATAAATGAATTCTATGAATGATTTAAAACTTTCTTTATCCTGATCAAAGTCAAAATTATTTTCAAGAAATATCAATGCACTTTCCAGGTCATCCATTGAATTTAATTTACTAATGGTATCCCGGTATAAATCAGCGTTACCCTCGAAAAGATCATTGATAAACCATATTTTATCGTTGAGCTTAATGGCTTTTGTTAAATCTTCAATGGGGTGCTGTTGCAACTTAGAGGCAAGGTCCTTCTGGTCAAAGTGCATTGCAATTTTTTCGTTTATTGAATTTTTCACACCCGTATATTTATCTGCAATGGTTTTTTTGGGCTCATCTGATTCAGTAGCTGTATCTGCATACTCTATTTCATCCTGTATTTTTTCTTCTATTTCTTCATTTAAATCTGTGGGCTCTTCTTCAGGTACAGGGTCAGTGTTATGATCAGGTTCTTCCGGTTTTTCTTTGGGGGCAGCTTCAATATCCAGATTGTAACTGGTTGGTTCTTGCTGCTCTGCAGGTTCAGTAGGCTGCGTTTTTTTAGTAGTTGATTCCGTTTTTTTTGAGCTGACTTGAGGTTCACTATCTGACGTTTCTTTAATCTTTTCGGTTTGCCCTTCTTTTGCTTTTGGGAGCGTATCTGTAAGCCCATTTTCCAGCATATCAAACTCCTCAGAGATCGATCTTATTCGTGAATGAATAAGCTTTATATCCATTTCGGTCAAAGTTTTACCAGGCTTTAAATCTCCCAGTATTTCAGTCAACTCATACACATCATTTTTTATGTAACGCAAAAGGCTCTTAAAATTCATCAATATGATCTAATTTGATTATTTATATTAACATGCAAATTTATTGGAAATATTCCAATTATACAGAAGTTACTTCTTTTTTCAATGCTTTTTTAAATATCCCCCTCTCTTCTGTCAATAAAATTATAATTTTGTTTAGTACAAACGACTTTTTTTGACATATATTTAATATTTATAATTGAATGATTTTTAAGGAATAAATTAATGTTGAGACATTCCGAAATAATAGAGACCCATCGGTCGGGTTGGGTGGAGGTAATAGTTGGTTCTATGTTTAGTGGTAAAACAGAAGAGCTTATCAGAAGACTCAAGCGCGCACAAATTGCAAAGTTAAAGGTCGAGATATTTAAGCCCAAAATCGATGTACGGTATTCAGACAGCGATGTTGTTTCACATGATTCCACTGCTATACGTTCAACACCTGTTGATGCTGCAGAAAATTTACTAATGCTTGCCTCTGGTAACGATGTGGTTGGAATTGATGAAGCACAATTTTTTGATTCAAACCTGGTAAGAGTTTGTAATCAGTTGGCAAATCAGGGCGTGCGGGTTATAGTGGCGGGTTTGGATATGGATTTTCAGGGCAATCCTTTTGGGCCAATGCCTCAGTTACTGGCTATGGCTGAATATGTATCGAAAGTGCATGCCATCTGTGTAAAATGCGGAGGGTTAGCCCAGTTTTCTCACCGCGTGGTAAAAAATCAGGACTTAGTGGTTTTAGGCGAAAAAGACGAATATGAGCCACTTTGCCGCAATTGCTATTTAGAAGTCACAAAGCAGAAATAGTGCATATTTCAATTGTATGATATGTTGAATCTAAAGAAAGTAGCAGAAATATCGCAAGGTGAATGCCTGGGGTCGTGTAGCGGTCAGGTAAAATATTTGCTAACCGACAGCAGAAAGCTCACCCTGCCAGAACAGGTATTGTTTTTTGCTATCCCCGGCAAGTATCACAATGGCCATGCATACATCCCTGCATTAATTAAAAAAGGTGTCAGCCAATTTGTGGTTTCAGAATTGCCCGAAAAGCAATGGCTTGAAAAGGCAGATTTCGTCAAAGTCCATGATGTGATTAGTGCCTTGCAGTCGGTTGCTGCATGGTGGAGGTCGTATTTTAGTTTACCGGTTATTGGTGTAACCGGAAGCAACGGTAAAACAATTGTTAAAGAGTGGATTGCCCAGAGCCTGGGAGACACCGTAAGGATGACCAGGACCCCTGGTAGCTATAATTCACAAATTGGTGTTCCGCTCTCTGTTTGGATGCTCAGCGATGGTGCCCAGTTTGGCCTTTTTGAAGCGGGTATTTCTTTTCCGGGCGAAATGGAAAAATTACAGACTATTATAAAGCCTACAATTGGTCTGTTTACCAATCTTGGTGATGCTCATCAGGAAAACTTCAGTTCATTTACTCAAAAACTTGAGGAAAAATTAAAGCTATTCAAAAATGCTGATGTGGTAATTTATCGTAATGAGGGCGATTGGGTAAGTGAGAAAATTGAAGCTTATTGCACTGAGAGGAAGAAGTTTACATGGTCTTTTAAAGAAGAGGCCGATGTAGAGGCGCAACTCGATGATGGTGTGTTAAAAGTTCAATATGCAAATCAAAAACTAAGCCTTTCAATACCATTTAGCGATAAAGCATCAGTAGAGAACCTAATGCACACCATTACACTATTGTGCTATTTAGGATATGATTCAGATTTTATTTACAGGGCAGTAGCCAAAATCAGAGCTGTTCCTATGCGTTTGGAGCAAAAATCGGGAAGGGCACATAATACTATTATCAACGATAGTTATAACTCCGATTTAGGGTCGCTTTCTAATGCACTTGATTTTCTTGAACAGCAAAAACAGCATCCACGAAAGGTTTTAGTGCTATCAGATATTTTTCAGAGTGGGTATGCAAAAGAGAACCTGTACAAAGAAGTATCAGTGCTAGTTAATGCTCATAAGCCTGATTTAATGCTGGGAGTCGGGAAAGACCTGATGCCATACAGAGAGCTTTTCCATCTCGAGAGCCATTTTTTTAAATCGACCACTGAATTAATTGCAGCCCTGGGCGATTTTGATTTAACAGATACTACTATACTGCTTAAAGGCAGCCGTGCCTTCCATTTTGAAGAGGTTGATAAAATTCTGGAAGAAAAAACACACCGTACAGTACTGGAGGTAAACCTCAATGCCTTAACACACAATTTAAACTACTTTAAGTCATTGCTAAAGCCCGATGCAGACATAATTGTGATGGTTAAAGCATTCTCGTATGGTAGTGGTTCGCACGAAATTGCTAATATTTTACAGTACCACCGGGTAGCTTACCTGGCAGTTGCTTTTGCCGATGAGGGTGTGGATTTACGTGCACGTGGCATCGATTTGCCTATTATGGTCATGAATCCGCACATTTCTGATTTTGATAGCCTGGTACGATACCGGCTTGAACCTGTGGTTTTCGATTATGGAATGCTTTCGAGCCTGGGTAAATACCTGGTGCAGCAAGGAGAAAGAAGGTTTTCAGTGCACCTTAAATTAAATACAGGCATGAACAGGTCCGGGTTTAATCCTTCTGATATAGATAACCTGATAGATGAGCTGAAAAAACAGCCGGCCATGTATGTGCAAACTGCTTTTTCTCATTTAGCTTCAAGCGATGAGCCAATGCATGACAAATTTACCCACGACCAGGCCAGGGTTTATAATACAATGTGCAAGAAACTGGAATTAGCTTTTGATAGAAACATTAAAAAACACCTTTTAAACAGTGCCGGGATTGAGCGTTTTCGCGAATACCAGTTTGATTATGTGCGCCTTGGAATTGGCTTATATGGAATAAGTGTAGCAGATGCTGACCTAAAGCAGGTTGGCAGGCTCCGGACAAGTATTGCTCAAATCAGAGATGTAATGCCGGGTGAAACTGTTGGTTATGGCCGCAGTGGAGAAGTCGAAAATCCGAAAAAAATTGCTACAATACCCATCGGTTACGCCGACGGATTCAGGCGAATACTTAGTAATGGCAGAGGTAAAGTTTTTATAAGCGGTAATTTATATCCAGTGATTGGTAATGTATGTATGGATATGACTATGATAGACATTACGGGTGCTAATGTGGAAGTTGGAGATGAGGTTGTAATATTTGGACCAGAATTACCAATTGAGGAAGTTGCAGGATGGTTAGAAACCATACCTTATGAAGTGCTTACCAGTGTGGCTGCAAGGGTTAAAAGAATTTATGTAAAAGATTAAAACATGATAGAAGCAATATTTATTATAGGCATTACCGGCATAGCTTTTATAATTGGTCGCAGTATACGCGATCTCTTTAAAAAGCGCCCGGTACGTCAGAAAAAGGCTCGTCGCCGGGGTATTACAAAGCTGTTTGCCGCAATTGCATTGTTGATTGTAGCTTTGCTGATTATTACCATTTCTCTTGTCTCAGGAATCGGCGTTTTTTATGATAAGATTACCTGGGAGCAACTCCTGCTTTATTTTCTGATTGATGGTTTTGCAGTTTATATTTTTATTTTAATCATTGGTTTCTTGAAAAAGTATTAAATAATTAGTATCTTTTTTTGAAATCGATGATGAGATGGAGCAAAAACACATATACGTATTAACAGCAGAGCAAGCAGTCAGAAAGTTTGTGGTAGATGGTGTTCGCCTGAAAAAACCTGAAGATGTTGATGAAAGATTGTTACTAAAGAGAGGATGTTTTGTTTCATTGCATCTTGAGAACGGCGACCTGAGAGGCTGCATTGGGACAATTGAACCCAGATTTAAGACCCTTTTTGAGGAAATTGTGCAAAATGCGATATCAGCATCTTCAACAGATCCCAGATTTCGGCCAGTAGCACCCGAAGAATTATCCGAAATTAAAGTATCGGTTGATGTGCTATCCCCATTTGAGGAGGTAACCCCAGATCAGCTCGATCCGGCTGTGTATGGATTAATAATATCTGACGGGCACCGGAAAGGCGTGTTGCTGCCTGCTTTAGAAAGTGTCGATACCGTAGAAAAGCAAATTGATATTGTAAAGAAAAAAGCCAGACTCCAAATGGTTGACAATGACCAACTAAAATTTTACCGTTTTAGAAGTGATAGGTTTGAGTAATGAAAGAAGCCAGTTTTTATACAATCAGGGCGGACAGGGTAGAGTGCCAACTATGCCCCCATAATTGTAAATTAAAAGATCGGCAATGGGGAATTTGTAATGTTCGTCAGGCTCGTGATAACAAGCTTTTTGATATGGGTTACGGCAGAATTAGCTCCCTGGCAATTGATGCGGTTGAAAAAAAACCACTATACCATTTTTATCCGGGAGCCCAGATCTTATCTGTTGGCGGCCTGGGGTGTAACTTTAATTGTAGTTTTTGTCAGAACCACCAAATTTCGCAAATTCAACATCAAATGCTTGCCAGAGCTGAGTATTTAAGCCCTCAGGAGGTTATAGACATTGCCCTTGAGAAAGCCCCAAAAGCCGGCATTGCATTTACCTATAACGAACCTATGATTAATTATGATTTTATGATTGATGTTGCCAGTTTGGCCAAATCACATGAAATCCCAACTGTTGTCGTTAGCAATGGTTATATTAATCATGCACCCCTTGAGAAGTTAATTGAAGTTATTGATGCATTTAATATTGACCTGAAAGGTTTTAATAACCAGTTTTATAAGAAATTTGCCGGTGGCCAGCTTTCACCTGTTCTGAATGCCTTAAAGCAAATAAAGAAAGCTGATCGTCACCTTGAAATCACACATTTAATAGTAACAAATGCTAACGATAATTTTGATGAGTACAGGGTTATGTTGAACTGGATTGTCGAAAATCTCGGGCAAAGGATCCCTTTCCATATTAGTCGTTACTACCCACAATATAAATATAGCCAACCTGCGACTGAATTAACACTGATAAATGATTATGTTGCAGCAGCCAGGGAGAAATTGCAGTTTGTATATCCCGGTAATGTGCATGCAGATGCATCAACTTATTGCCCTGAGTGTGGGGAGCTTCTTATAAGCAGGAGTGGGTATAGTACAAAAACTGTTGCACTTTCTGAAAAATATTGTTTAAATTGCCATTATGAACTCCCTATAATCATTTAACTATGACTACAAGATATGCGCAATTTTCTGGTAAATTCTATCCTTCAAGTCATATTGAAACCAGAAAGCTCATTGAGTATATTGAAAAGAAAGAAGCCAACAACCTAAGACATATCGTCGATGCAAAACTGAATGTTTTCGGTGGCGTGGTGCCACATGCCGGGTATATGTTTAGTGGTTACCAGGCTGTGCATTTTTTTCACCATATCATTCATCAGGTATTTGACAGTGTTGTAATCTTATCTCCCAGTCATAGAGGCCTGGGACCTGAGATTTCGATTGATGGTCATGATCAATGGGAAATACCCGGAGCTGACTTTCAAACAGATAAGGAATTGTTAAACAGTGGCTTGTTTGATGTCTCATCTGATGCGCAGTATGAGGAGCATGCAGCAGAGGTTATGCTACCTTACCTCAGCCACTATCGACCTGATTTAAATAAAATTGCGGTTATTACTATCCGTAACCCGAAGCTGCAAAATATTAGAAATGTGGCAGAAAAACTTTACAGGTATGAACAGGATTCAGGGCAAAAGCTTCTGGTAATTGCATCATCTGATTTTAACCATTTCGAAAGCGCCGAAAAAGGACGAGAAAAGGATGATTATATTCTGGAGGCCATTAAGAATCTTGATGAGGCTGAGGTGATTGAACGCGTTAGAAAATATAATGTCAGTGTATGTGGATATGGCCCAATCGCAGCACTCATGGCTTATGGTAAGATGAAAAATGAAAAGGTGAACTTTAGTATTTTGCGACGGGGGCATTCCGGCGAAATAATGCCTTCTGATGAAGTTGTCGATTACGTCAGTCTTTTATGTGCAGCACCCCTGGAGGTAAAACCTTAAATTCTTTATAATCTTGATTTTGTCTGTAATAAGACGCTTTCATAGGGGTTTGGCAAAATATTAATACTATTTAACTTTTCTATCACAAATATGACGTTAAATTAGATTCGTACTATAAAGCGATTATATTTGCATGCCTAATTAAAGGAAATAGATAAAGTGCATTATTTGCGCGAAGACTAATGTTTGATGGAAAATAGGACAAAAAAGCGAATAGTATGTGTCCACCTGTATAACGATTACAGTGGAGCGCCATTGGTATTGTCAGAAGTCATTAACGGATTAAGTGCCCGGGGGCATCAAATAGATTTATTTACATCGGGCAAAAATGCGAAAGGTTTTTTGAGCAATTTGGAGGGCGTTAAACACCATTATTTTCATTACCGGTGGACAGCCACGAAGTATATCAACTTTTTTCGTTTCTTTTTCAATCAATTTTTTCTGTTTTTTATTTTTTTACGCTATTGGCGCAAAGACGTAATTTTTTATGTAAATACTCTATGGCCTTTTGCGGCTGCACTCGCGGGTAAGCTCACAGGTAAAAAAGTTATTTACCATCTACACGAAACTTCTGTGAAACCTAAAAGATTAAAGCGGTTCTTATTCAGAATACTTGATAAGTCAGCCTCTGATGTGATTTATGTATCTAAATATCTAAAGCAAAAAGATCCGGTAAAGCAAACCCACCCGCACGTTGTTTATAATGCATTGTCACCAGATTTTACCGACAATATAAAACCCCGGGGCAAAACAGACGAGTTTACAGTATTAATGCTATGTTCGCTTAAAAAGTATAAGGGAATAAAAGAATTTATCCAGCTGGCTGCACGGTTGTCTAATGTCCATTTTGATTTGGTCGTTAGTGCCTCTGAAGAAGATCTCAATGCGTACTTTAAAAATGACCGGTTTCCTGAAAACATGTCGCTATACCCTGCACAGGTTGATGTGCATCCATTCTATTCGAAGGCCTCGCTGGTTATTAATTTAAGTCACCCTGATAAATGGCTTGAATCGTTTGGATTGACCGTGCTGGAAGCCATGAATTATGGCATCCCGGCTATTGTTCCACCGCATGGAGGAATTAGTGAATTAGTTGAAGACGGCTACAATGGTTATAAAATCAGTGTTAAAAAGATGGACAAAATTACAGAGGTAATCCATGAAATATCTCAGGATACAGCTTTACACCAAAAATTATCGAAAAACGCCCGTGAAATGGCAAGAAAATTTGATTATAAGAGTATGATCGATAGTATTGAAGCTATTGTACTAAGCGATTAATGTAAATACGCCCTAATTACAAGGTTTCACTTGTAGAGATATGCAAATTTTACTACTTTTAAGCAATGAATGTATATGGTGCCCATGTTCTGAATAAAGCAACCGGGGATTTTTAGTCAAAATACATCAACACACAGTGCATATCGAATTAAAATT is a window of Salinivirga cyanobacteriivorans DNA encoding:
- a CDS encoding thymidine kinase, with amino-acid sequence MLRHSEIIETHRSGWVEVIVGSMFSGKTEELIRRLKRAQIAKLKVEIFKPKIDVRYSDSDVVSHDSTAIRSTPVDAAENLLMLASGNDVVGIDEAQFFDSNLVRVCNQLANQGVRVIVAGLDMDFQGNPFGPMPQLLAMAEYVSKVHAICVKCGGLAQFSHRVVKNQDLVVLGEKDEYEPLCRNCYLEVTKQK
- a CDS encoding bifunctional UDP-N-acetylmuramoyl-tripeptide:D-alanyl-D-alanine ligase/alanine racemase, translated to MLNLKKVAEISQGECLGSCSGQVKYLLTDSRKLTLPEQVLFFAIPGKYHNGHAYIPALIKKGVSQFVVSELPEKQWLEKADFVKVHDVISALQSVAAWWRSYFSLPVIGVTGSNGKTIVKEWIAQSLGDTVRMTRTPGSYNSQIGVPLSVWMLSDGAQFGLFEAGISFPGEMEKLQTIIKPTIGLFTNLGDAHQENFSSFTQKLEEKLKLFKNADVVIYRNEGDWVSEKIEAYCTERKKFTWSFKEEADVEAQLDDGVLKVQYANQKLSLSIPFSDKASVENLMHTITLLCYLGYDSDFIYRAVAKIRAVPMRLEQKSGRAHNTIINDSYNSDLGSLSNALDFLEQQKQHPRKVLVLSDIFQSGYAKENLYKEVSVLVNAHKPDLMLGVGKDLMPYRELFHLESHFFKSTTELIAALGDFDLTDTTILLKGSRAFHFEEVDKILEEKTHRTVLEVNLNALTHNLNYFKSLLKPDADIIVMVKAFSYGSGSHEIANILQYHRVAYLAVAFADEGVDLRARGIDLPIMVMNPHISDFDSLVRYRLEPVVFDYGMLSSLGKYLVQQGERRFSVHLKLNTGMNRSGFNPSDIDNLIDELKKQPAMYVQTAFSHLASSDEPMHDKFTHDQARVYNTMCKKLELAFDRNIKKHLLNSAGIERFREYQFDYVRLGIGLYGISVADADLKQVGRLRTSIAQIRDVMPGETVGYGRSGEVENPKKIATIPIGYADGFRRILSNGRGKVFISGNLYPVIGNVCMDMTMIDITGANVEVGDEVVIFGPELPIEEVAGWLETIPYEVLTSVAARVKRIYVKD
- a CDS encoding YjjG family noncanonical pyrimidine nucleotidase, which produces MNRSYQHLFFDLDRTIWDFETNAKEAIADIHTHFNLKSRDITLENFHITYKKINEQLWEKYRNGLITKEKLTTERFYKTFKTLGFDSQQQGKAAGQLYLELSAQKTHLFPHTHETLSYLNKKYELHIITNGFKEVQTGKLKNCNIGQYFNHLITSEDVGFQKPDVRIFEYALQTADTISEKSLMIGDDEKTDILGASKAGMNYIWFNPGRRDSLFNSTPAIYSLKELIEIL
- a CDS encoding LytR/AlgR family response regulator transcription factor is translated as MLKAVIVDDEIAAIDSLEILLNNCKQDIIVAGKASNIDDAHRTISNINPDVVFLDIEMPNGSGFDLLDRIDNINFDIIFITAFNQYAIKAFKYAAVDYILKPVDINTLSNAIERIDSSKAQNNPDKLSILQESIENEKPQRIALSTQDSIEIVYTDDIIQFEAEGNYTKVYTLNNKPIVVSRSIKEYEELLTTPSFFRCHKSHLINFKHIKKVYKNQNYIEMVDNNLAYISRRKKNEFFEAINVFLAQ
- the rsmI gene encoding 16S rRNA (cytidine(1402)-2'-O)-methyltransferase; amino-acid sequence: MLNIVPTPIGNLEDMTFRAINVLKAAEVILAEDTRKTKNLLEHYEITYDELIAYHKFNEHKQLQKFVELAQAKNVALVTDAGTPGISDPGFLLIRECLKEGIQVLTLPGATAFVPALVNSGLPCDKFYFEGFLPHKKGRQKRLNYLKELDQTIVLYESPYRIVKTLEQLSEFFGQGRKASVSREISKIYEETIRGNLIELIEHFKNKPPKGEFVIIIEGANT
- a CDS encoding histidine kinase: MQIRNLLITLIFLIAPYLLPGQPPRVINFDNIEALPQVRINDIAQDYKGFVWLATSKGLYQFDGRKHKLYGRSTTLEYSNIAALYVSKLDSSLWVTATNGRAWQIKNTKIKSLNKGQYSATSKGAPIQHSFKETDTTLSFYTYGLEEYTFSNGSLVTKDTVNYLSIAFDLVKNLKSQWQQKVALFLQLNLVDLYNDKRFKKGNIMLFSNGNQATISFGNLTITANSEEIKYSFSTNIILEMIQVEGTVLKSISGIGLIIQRPEQNPDTILTNHTITKLFADRKNGIWAGSDNGDLFYIQNIESDHYQYPFSDIATYKSKVVLSEKSGALYALEDSKIKQIGKIPFQVNRLHFIDSNKLLVLGERKIHLLLMENNNLKLLQKASLKHDHINKYSVLENQIFTIGTNGLNVYSIDSARWKKKCLPKKHFTNISNHRGNIIITNDNGIWELNNEGKCHKISNQRVVSLGQSNKTLFLRDTQNKISIINEKDEKSIYKIKPKAINSIEKHDSIFLISTSEGAFICSIPNKKTWLNCDLINETAGLNIKKTIIYNNKLYALHKNGLLSVPFDKIKRQQQYRLQLNSPYLTRHKQREFFFNVDKNTENLNIEINKLNFTNSTEPKLYYKLHNDTAIYALSENYLAISKLSRGVSQLQLSFDPTFNESEQIYHVIIKKEKQLHQTLAFQIGSLVVFFGLILLFLRHRIKTIKQKNTLEAAQIAQMQTVLQQQMNPHFIFNSLTSINHFILQNKAMDSSRYLTKFSVLIRNILDNSKEALIPLAEELETLKVYLDLELLRFKDRFTYSINLAPDIDKNRLMLPPFILQPFVESALREGIINKPGKGNILLNIRYVKSSIQCTIIDDGIGRPDVFEQHTQKGKINVKNGTHIAEQRIDLYNKLKSRKISVQKEDMINHEGNAIGTKVILSFPINYK